A window of Rhodothermus sp. contains these coding sequences:
- a CDS encoding manganese catalase family protein, translating into MILRIDKLQLALPMPEEADPDAAAVVQELLGGRFGEMSTLMNYTFQSFNFRGKKELKPFYELIANIGAEEYGHVELVAATVNALLNGASRKEQPNQTPLAPGLKARNTHHFIVTGQGALVANSMNAPWQGDYVFNSGDLVLDLLHNFFLECGARLHKIRVYEMTSNPVAREMIGYLLVRGGVHATAYAKALEVLTGVDVTKMLPIPKIENSHFPEARKFEELGQHRKLYRFSLEDYKDIARIWKGVHPQDGQPLEVVDGAPPGAPQLDLDEAPEASIPGFAPEELHEVAQRLLKEL; encoded by the coding sequence ATGATTCTTCGGATTGATAAGCTACAGCTTGCGTTACCTATGCCTGAGGAGGCAGATCCTGATGCAGCAGCCGTTGTGCAGGAATTGTTGGGAGGACGTTTTGGAGAGATGTCTACGTTGATGAACTATACCTTTCAGTCGTTCAACTTTCGGGGTAAGAAAGAGCTGAAGCCCTTTTATGAGCTGATTGCCAACATTGGGGCGGAAGAATACGGCCATGTTGAGCTGGTTGCCGCTACGGTAAATGCGTTACTAAATGGTGCTTCTCGTAAAGAGCAGCCCAATCAGACGCCGTTGGCTCCGGGGCTCAAGGCGCGAAACACGCATCATTTTATAGTGACGGGTCAGGGGGCGTTGGTGGCCAATTCTATGAATGCGCCCTGGCAGGGCGACTATGTGTTCAACAGTGGGGATCTGGTGTTGGACTTGCTCCACAACTTCTTTTTAGAGTGCGGGGCACGCTTACATAAGATCCGCGTGTATGAGATGACAAGCAATCCGGTTGCTCGTGAGATGATTGGCTATTTGCTGGTGCGGGGAGGGGTGCATGCCACAGCGTATGCGAAGGCGCTGGAGGTATTGACGGGCGTTGATGTGACAAAGATGTTGCCTATTCCCAAAATTGAAAATAGCCATTTTCCTGAAGCTCGGAAGTTTGAGGAGCTTGGACAGCACCGTAAGCTATACCGCTTTAGTCTGGAAGATTATAAAGACATTGCCAGGATCTGGAAAGGAGTGCATCCGCAGGATGGGCAACCCTTAGAGGTGGTAGATGGTGCGCCGCCAGGAGCCCCCCAGCTTGACTTGGATGAGGCGCCAGAAGCTTCGATTCCAGGATTTGCGCCGGAGGAGCTACACGAAGTTGCGCAGCGGTTACTGAAAGAGCTGTGA
- the mgtE gene encoding magnesium transporter, whose protein sequence is MLAQLLQPEVRELIRARNLRALQEVLVEWEPPEIAGLIDQLPSPDDVAVFRLLPRDLATEVFEYLSTEKQEELIEALAREKEWLAQLLNELSDDDRTALLEELPGPVAQRLLNMLAPEEREVAIKLLGYPEDSVGRLMTTEYVAVRPHWTVQQALDHIRRYGKDSETLNVIYVVDDNWRLLDDLRIRELLLADPDTKIEELMDGRFVALKATDDQETAVQVFRDYDRVALPVTDTEGVLLGIVTIDDVLDVAEEEATEDIQKIGGMEALEEPYISASLGTLVKKRARWLTVLFLGEMFTTTAMGHFEDEIARAVVLALFVPLIISSGGNSGSQAATLVIRAMAVGEITLLDWWRVIRREFLSGLALGGILGVIGILRVALGQHLSGSYGAYWLPLAFTVGLALVGVVLWGTLVGSMLPFLLRRLGLDPAVSSAPFVATLVDVTGLLIYFGVARMLLTGTLL, encoded by the coding sequence ATGTTAGCCCAGCTGCTTCAACCGGAGGTTCGGGAGCTCATTCGCGCACGTAACCTGCGTGCCTTACAGGAAGTGCTTGTCGAGTGGGAGCCGCCCGAAATTGCTGGGTTGATCGATCAGCTTCCTTCACCCGACGACGTAGCTGTTTTTCGCCTGTTGCCGCGCGATCTGGCTACGGAAGTCTTCGAATATCTGAGCACCGAAAAGCAGGAAGAGCTGATTGAAGCACTGGCCCGTGAAAAGGAATGGCTGGCTCAGCTTCTGAACGAACTCTCCGACGACGACCGTACGGCGCTTCTGGAAGAGCTCCCCGGTCCCGTAGCCCAGCGGCTACTGAACATGCTCGCGCCGGAAGAACGCGAGGTAGCGATCAAGCTGCTGGGCTACCCCGAGGACAGCGTCGGGCGCCTCATGACCACCGAGTACGTGGCCGTCCGCCCCCACTGGACTGTCCAGCAGGCGCTTGACCATATTCGCCGCTATGGCAAAGACAGCGAAACTCTCAATGTCATCTACGTGGTTGACGACAACTGGCGTTTGCTCGACGACCTCCGTATCCGTGAACTATTGCTGGCCGATCCGGACACCAAGATCGAAGAGCTTATGGACGGTCGTTTCGTGGCCCTCAAAGCCACCGACGATCAGGAAACGGCTGTCCAGGTCTTCCGCGACTACGACCGCGTGGCGCTGCCCGTAACGGATACTGAAGGCGTGCTGCTGGGTATCGTTACCATTGATGACGTGCTTGACGTCGCCGAAGAAGAGGCCACCGAGGACATTCAGAAGATCGGTGGGATGGAGGCGCTCGAGGAGCCTTACATTTCAGCCTCGCTGGGCACGCTGGTCAAAAAACGCGCTCGCTGGCTCACTGTCTTGTTCCTGGGCGAAATGTTCACCACAACCGCCATGGGACATTTCGAGGACGAAATTGCCCGGGCTGTTGTACTGGCTCTCTTCGTCCCACTGATTATCTCCAGTGGTGGCAACAGCGGCTCTCAGGCAGCCACGCTCGTCATCCGTGCTATGGCTGTCGGTGAAATTACCCTGCTGGACTGGTGGCGGGTTATTCGCCGGGAGTTTCTTTCTGGACTGGCGCTGGGCGGAATCTTAGGCGTCATCGGTATCTTACGGGTAGCCTTGGGCCAGCATTTGAGCGGGTCTTACGGAGCCTACTGGCTGCCTCTTGCCTTTACTGTCGGGCTGGCGCTGGTGGGCGTCGTGCTCTGGGGCACGCTCGTAGGTTCTATGCTGCCTTTTCTGCTCCGAAGACTGGGATTGGATCCGGCCGTCTCCTCGGCGCCTTTTGTCGCGACGCTGGTCGATGTAACAGGACTGCTGATTTACTTCGGCGTAGCTCGAATGCTACTCACCGGCACATTGCTTTAG
- a CDS encoding tetratricopeptide repeat protein, with protein MPDANTVALLQQLQQAYRAGDRPTALMLADSVIQQAPAWPDGYVWKAVLLRELGQLRAAEAALHEALLWHPEHVEARLLLARIAQQQGQLYEALAAYRKALLQATGTLRAAAWLQLGHIYRELGQLDSAAIGFQKALARDSTLAEAWDGLRQVYELEGRLPEALTAARRAQRQAPGDPAYWLALGTLLARLGHMEEAITWLEGVLVMRPWQAAAHYHLSRALQTRGDTAAARRHRRWAEQLRQLEPLLTRAEVEVASQADALALLKLARRLLQEGYAMQTRQAIEAAYVLQPESQALQRLRQAVSGLSFS; from the coding sequence GTGCCAGACGCGAACACGGTAGCCCTGCTACAGCAATTGCAGCAGGCTTACCGGGCCGGTGATCGGCCGACAGCATTGATGCTGGCTGACAGTGTAATTCAGCAGGCGCCTGCGTGGCCGGATGGCTACGTGTGGAAAGCCGTACTGCTGCGTGAGTTAGGACAATTGCGAGCAGCTGAAGCGGCATTGCACGAGGCATTACTGTGGCATCCGGAGCATGTCGAAGCGCGTCTGTTGCTGGCACGTATCGCCCAGCAGCAGGGGCAGCTGTATGAAGCCCTGGCGGCGTATCGAAAGGCGCTGCTTCAAGCTACGGGGACGCTTCGCGCAGCCGCCTGGCTGCAACTTGGGCATATCTACCGGGAACTGGGGCAACTCGATAGCGCAGCCATTGGTTTTCAAAAAGCGCTGGCACGCGACAGCACACTGGCCGAAGCCTGGGACGGCCTCCGACAGGTGTACGAGCTGGAAGGACGTCTGCCAGAGGCGTTGACTGCTGCTCGTCGGGCGCAACGCCAGGCCCCCGGCGATCCAGCCTATTGGCTGGCTCTGGGTACGTTGCTGGCACGCCTCGGGCATATGGAGGAAGCGATTACCTGGCTGGAGGGCGTACTCGTGATGCGTCCCTGGCAGGCTGCCGCCCACTACCATCTGAGTCGGGCGCTGCAGACCCGGGGCGACACAGCGGCCGCCCGCCGCCACCGGAGATGGGCCGAGCAGCTTCGTCAATTAGAACCGCTCCTGACTCGGGCCGAGGTAGAAGTGGCCTCACAGGCCGATGCACTGGCCCTGCTCAAACTGGCGCGGCGCCTGCTGCAGGAAGGGTACGCGATGCAGACGCGTCAGGCCATCGAAGCCGCATATGTGTTGCAACCTGAAAGCCAAGCCCTGCAGCGGCTACGTCAGGCGGTCAGTGGGCTGAGCTTTTCCTAA
- a CDS encoding LacI family DNA-binding transcriptional regulator has product MEKLTIDQVASLACVSRSVVSRVLNKHPNVSEEARRRVLEVIKKYNYRPSSVARSLATRRTYEICILTPRRGNEALANGFWTLLHLGIFEQCIQRGYFVSLSMLSEDAEEELEDRLLHEHSFDGFVLLTSEVAERVVEPLRERRIPAVLVGHDPAYPDVCSVDVDNFGGAYRAVRHLCRLGHRCIAAILGSPELQETRDRRAGYLQALRDAGAEVQEALIEIGDYSQRSGYEIMRRWLKQGPDFSAVFCASDTMAIGALLALYEAGVRVPDQMAVVGFDDLPVSQYTCPPLTTVHQPIYEKGRWAANILIDQIEGRKRLAVHASLQAELVVRRSCGAAA; this is encoded by the coding sequence ATGGAGAAGCTCACCATTGATCAGGTGGCCAGTCTGGCCTGTGTGTCGCGCTCGGTAGTGTCGCGGGTACTTAACAAGCATCCAAACGTGAGCGAAGAGGCGCGACGGCGTGTGCTGGAGGTGATCAAAAAGTATAACTACCGCCCCAGCTCGGTGGCTCGCAGCCTGGCTACGCGCCGCACCTATGAGATCTGTATCCTGACGCCGCGCCGGGGAAACGAGGCGCTGGCCAATGGCTTCTGGACGCTCCTGCACCTGGGGATTTTTGAGCAGTGCATTCAGCGCGGCTATTTTGTCTCGCTTTCGATGCTGTCGGAGGATGCCGAAGAGGAGTTGGAAGATCGTCTGTTGCACGAGCATAGTTTTGATGGGTTCGTGTTGCTCACGTCAGAAGTGGCGGAGCGGGTGGTTGAGCCATTACGCGAACGGCGAATCCCGGCTGTGCTGGTAGGCCACGATCCGGCCTATCCAGACGTCTGTTCAGTGGACGTGGACAACTTCGGGGGCGCCTATCGGGCCGTGCGACACCTGTGTCGTCTGGGCCACCGGTGCATAGCAGCCATTCTGGGAAGCCCGGAGCTTCAGGAGACGCGCGATCGACGCGCTGGCTATCTGCAGGCACTGCGCGATGCTGGGGCCGAGGTGCAGGAAGCTTTGATCGAAATCGGTGATTACTCGCAGCGTTCGGGTTACGAGATCATGCGGCGATGGCTGAAGCAAGGGCCGGACTTTTCAGCCGTTTTCTGTGCCAGTGATACGATGGCGATCGGTGCCTTGCTGGCTCTCTATGAGGCTGGCGTGCGCGTGCCTGATCAGATGGCCGTCGTGGGTTTCGACGATCTCCCCGTATCGCAATACACCTGTCCGCCGCTGACTACTGTACACCAGCCGATTTACGAGAAGGGTCGGTGGGCTGCCAATATCCTTATCGATCAGATCGAAGGCCGCAAACGTCTGGCCGTGCATGCGAGCCTGCAGGCCGAGCTCGTCGTGCGGCGCAGCTGTGGGGCTGCGGCTTAG
- a CDS encoding gluconate 2-dehydrogenase subunit 3 family protein, with amino-acid sequence MSELNRRDALKLLALMAAAPTFSFGCRPEEVRQVQQRRGQTQPGPDYRPRFFTEHEYRTVTVLADWIIPADERSGSASEAGVPAFIDFIMSDPLIPGLEQRQTAIRGGLAWLDYQCLRRYGTPFVACSRSQQQEMLDLIAYPEVAPPEMAPGVAFFNSLRDLVASGFWSSKMGLEDLQYMGNTAVAEWKGCPDEVLEHLGLK; translated from the coding sequence ATGAGCGAGCTCAACCGGCGCGATGCGCTCAAGCTGCTGGCGCTGATGGCAGCGGCGCCGACGTTCAGTTTCGGATGCCGCCCGGAGGAAGTCCGACAGGTACAGCAGCGGCGAGGCCAGACGCAGCCGGGTCCCGATTACCGGCCACGGTTTTTCACTGAACATGAGTACCGAACCGTTACGGTGTTGGCCGACTGGATCATTCCAGCAGACGAACGCTCGGGTAGTGCCAGTGAGGCCGGTGTGCCGGCCTTTATCGACTTTATCATGAGCGATCCGCTTATCCCGGGATTGGAACAGCGGCAGACGGCTATTCGAGGGGGGCTGGCCTGGCTCGATTATCAGTGCCTGCGACGCTACGGGACTCCGTTTGTTGCGTGTAGCCGGAGCCAGCAGCAGGAGATGCTCGATCTGATTGCCTATCCAGAGGTGGCGCCCCCTGAGATGGCGCCCGGGGTTGCCTTTTTTAACAGCTTACGTGATCTGGTGGCCTCAGGCTTCTGGTCGAGCAAGATGGGCCTGGAAGACTTACAGTACATGGGCAATACGGCTGTGGCCGAATGGAAAGGTTGCCCGGATGAAGTGCTCGAACATCTGGGACTAAAATAG
- a CDS encoding GMC family oxidoreductase yields the protein MAQLLARAPEYDVCIIGSGAGGGMAAYVLTRAGAHVVMLEAGPMWDVARDGAMFTWNYESPRRGASTTERPFGEFDACYGGWEIPGEPYLKDRGTDWMWFRARMLGGRTNHWGRISLRFGPDDFKGKSRDGYGDDWPIGYEDLAPYYDKVDRLIGVFGSRDNFYNEPDGIFLPPPRPRCYELLVARACERLGIPVLASRLSILTRPLNGRPACHYCSQCNRGCTVRANFASSYVLLPPALETGKLTIIPNAMAREILVDENLRARGVSYIDKTTMQERQVRARIVVLGASACETARLLLNSRGPRYENGLANSSGLVGRYLMDSTGTSVAGFIPALVKNLPHNEDGVGGMHIYIPWWAYNQKLDFPRGYHLEVWGGRRMPGYGFGAGIHRLNGRLPGPDGQPRPKGGGGYGLQLKEDYRQLYGAIVGFSGRGEMIARYENYCTVDPNVVDRYGIPVLRFHVKWSDEEIRQVRHMQETAREIIRAMGGEPLDEMPGPERGYGITKPGEIIHEAGTTRMGRDPKTSVLNPFCQAHDVPNLFVVDAGPFVSMPHKNPTWTILALAWRTAEYIIEQRKQGNL from the coding sequence ATGGCTCAGTTGCTTGCACGGGCGCCCGAGTACGATGTGTGCATTATCGGATCCGGGGCAGGTGGTGGAATGGCCGCCTATGTGTTGACCCGGGCCGGGGCGCATGTGGTGATGCTGGAAGCGGGACCCATGTGGGATGTGGCCCGTGATGGAGCGATGTTTACCTGGAACTATGAGTCTCCCCGGCGAGGCGCTTCGACGACCGAACGCCCTTTTGGTGAATTTGACGCCTGCTACGGCGGTTGGGAAATTCCCGGAGAGCCTTATCTGAAAGACAGGGGAACCGACTGGATGTGGTTTCGGGCGCGGATGCTGGGTGGACGCACGAACCACTGGGGGCGTATCTCGCTGCGTTTTGGCCCGGACGATTTCAAGGGCAAAAGCCGCGATGGCTATGGCGACGACTGGCCCATTGGTTATGAAGATCTGGCTCCCTATTACGACAAGGTGGATCGGCTGATCGGTGTCTTTGGCTCGAGGGACAACTTTTACAACGAACCGGACGGCATTTTTTTGCCGCCGCCCCGGCCACGTTGCTATGAACTGCTGGTAGCCCGAGCCTGTGAGCGGCTGGGCATTCCGGTGCTGGCCTCGCGCCTGTCGATCCTGACGCGACCGCTCAACGGGCGTCCCGCCTGCCATTACTGCTCGCAGTGCAACCGGGGATGCACGGTGCGGGCGAATTTTGCTTCGAGTTACGTGCTGCTTCCCCCCGCGCTGGAGACGGGAAAGTTGACCATCATCCCGAACGCTATGGCGCGGGAGATTCTGGTGGACGAAAACCTCCGGGCACGGGGTGTTTCCTATATCGACAAAACAACGATGCAGGAACGACAGGTACGGGCACGGATCGTTGTGCTGGGGGCCAGTGCTTGTGAGACGGCCCGGCTGCTGCTCAATTCGCGCGGCCCTCGTTATGAGAATGGACTGGCGAATTCGAGCGGGCTGGTGGGCCGCTACCTGATGGATTCGACAGGGACCAGCGTCGCCGGCTTTATTCCGGCGTTGGTCAAGAATCTGCCGCATAACGAGGACGGTGTCGGCGGTATGCATATCTATATTCCCTGGTGGGCCTATAACCAGAAGCTGGATTTCCCGCGTGGGTATCACCTGGAGGTGTGGGGTGGGCGTCGGATGCCGGGCTATGGGTTTGGAGCCGGTATCCACCGGCTCAACGGGCGATTGCCCGGTCCTGACGGGCAGCCCCGTCCGAAAGGCGGTGGGGGCTACGGGCTGCAACTCAAAGAAGACTATCGCCAGCTCTACGGTGCGATTGTGGGCTTTTCGGGACGGGGCGAGATGATTGCCCGATACGAAAATTACTGCACGGTCGATCCGAACGTGGTGGATCGCTACGGCATCCCGGTGCTGCGCTTTCACGTGAAGTGGAGCGATGAGGAGATTCGTCAGGTGCGGCACATGCAGGAGACGGCCCGGGAGATCATCCGGGCCATGGGGGGCGAGCCGCTCGACGAGATGCCTGGCCCTGAGCGTGGCTATGGCATCACGAAACCAGGCGAGATTATCCATGAAGCGGGCACCACGCGCATGGGACGCGACCCGAAGACCTCGGTGCTGAACCCGTTCTGTCAGGCGCACGACGTGCCCAACCTGTTCGTGGTGGATGCTGGGCCGTTCGTGTCGATGCCGCATAAAAATCCGACCTGGACGATCCTGGCACTGGCCTGGCGTACGGCGGAATACATTATCGAACAGCGCAAACAGGGGAATCTATGA
- the nagB gene encoding glucosamine-6-phosphate deaminase: MSVNAAMPPSIIAPPPATAGTLRERVPVRIFDNPAQLAREVARRIATLIRERQTEGRPLVLGLPTGSTPIGVYQELIRMHREEGLDFSHVITFNLDEYYPMQPDSLQSYHRFMRENLFDHINIPPENIHIPRGDIPPAEVEAYCQTYEAEIRKAGGLDLVLLGIGRSGHIGFNEPGSGPETRTRLVVLDEITRKDAASDFFGEENVPRHAITMGIGTILEAREIILMATGEHKAPIVRRAVEEPPDRQVPASYLQTHPNATFYLDRAAASELTREKTPWLVREVVWDKPMAKRAIIWLSETLGKAILKLEAADFYRNHLHSLVHAYPDVDALCLEIFEDLRQRIIYPHQLFKQQRVIVFSPHPDDDVISMGGMLDKLVANQNEVIVAYMTNGSVAVFDADVRRYLRFVELSYDILGLKGEALERFHQRQQEILDFFTRKKPGQVDLEVIQKLKAHIRYAEAVAAIEVVGLSAEHARFLDMPFYKTGTVRKDPISEADIHIVHDLLEEIRPQHIFVAGDLSDPHGTHRMCYTAIQQALQRYHHAHPRDEWPLVWLYRGAWQEWEVHQADVFLPMSKADLDRKIEAIFKHESQKDRAMFPGAYDDREFWQRARDRNRNTAETLNRLGLPEFYAAEAFVTCYEMP; encoded by the coding sequence ATGTCGGTAAACGCCGCAATGCCACCGTCTATTATTGCTCCTCCTCCAGCAACCGCAGGGACTTTGCGCGAACGCGTACCCGTACGCATCTTCGACAATCCGGCTCAGTTAGCCCGCGAAGTAGCTCGGCGTATTGCCACCCTGATCCGGGAGCGCCAGACCGAAGGACGCCCGCTGGTGCTGGGCCTACCTACAGGCTCTACACCCATTGGGGTTTACCAGGAACTTATCCGTATGCATCGGGAAGAAGGGCTTGACTTTTCCCATGTAATCACCTTCAACCTTGATGAATACTACCCCATGCAACCGGATAGCCTGCAGAGCTACCACCGGTTCATGCGGGAAAACCTGTTTGACCACATCAACATTCCGCCCGAAAACATTCACATTCCGCGCGGAGACATTCCACCGGCAGAGGTAGAAGCGTACTGCCAGACATACGAAGCGGAAATTCGCAAGGCAGGCGGTCTGGATCTGGTACTCCTGGGCATTGGCCGCAGCGGACACATCGGTTTCAACGAGCCGGGCTCGGGCCCTGAAACGCGCACCCGGCTGGTGGTGCTTGACGAAATTACGCGCAAAGATGCCGCCAGCGACTTCTTCGGCGAGGAAAACGTACCGCGCCATGCGATTACCATGGGCATCGGGACAATCCTCGAAGCCCGCGAAATCATTCTGATGGCTACCGGCGAACACAAAGCGCCCATTGTGCGCCGGGCTGTCGAGGAGCCGCCCGATCGGCAGGTGCCGGCCAGCTATCTACAAACGCACCCGAATGCAACATTCTACCTGGACCGCGCCGCTGCCAGCGAGCTCACGCGCGAAAAAACGCCCTGGCTGGTACGTGAAGTTGTCTGGGATAAACCCATGGCCAAACGGGCCATCATCTGGCTTTCTGAAACACTCGGCAAAGCCATCCTGAAGCTGGAAGCTGCCGACTTCTATCGCAATCACCTGCACAGCCTCGTGCATGCCTATCCCGACGTCGATGCGCTCTGCCTGGAAATCTTCGAAGACTTGCGCCAGCGTATCATCTATCCGCATCAGCTTTTCAAGCAGCAACGCGTGATCGTCTTCAGTCCTCACCCGGACGACGACGTCATCTCGATGGGGGGCATGCTTGATAAGCTGGTAGCCAACCAGAACGAAGTGATTGTCGCCTACATGACAAACGGCTCGGTGGCGGTCTTTGATGCCGACGTGCGGCGCTACCTGCGCTTTGTTGAACTGAGCTACGACATTCTGGGGCTGAAAGGCGAAGCGCTGGAACGCTTCCACCAGCGTCAACAGGAAATCCTGGACTTTTTTACCCGCAAAAAACCGGGCCAGGTCGATCTGGAAGTAATCCAGAAACTCAAGGCCCACATTCGCTATGCCGAAGCTGTGGCTGCCATTGAGGTGGTCGGGCTGTCGGCTGAGCATGCCCGCTTTCTGGATATGCCCTTCTACAAGACGGGCACAGTGCGCAAAGATCCTATTAGCGAAGCCGACATTCACATCGTGCATGACCTGCTCGAAGAGATTCGGCCGCAGCATATCTTTGTAGCAGGCGACCTGTCGGATCCACACGGCACCCATCGGATGTGCTACACAGCCATTCAGCAGGCACTCCAGCGCTACCATCACGCACACCCTCGCGACGAATGGCCGCTGGTATGGCTCTACCGAGGCGCCTGGCAAGAATGGGAAGTGCACCAGGCCGACGTCTTTCTCCCTATGTCCAAAGCAGACCTCGACCGCAAGATTGAGGCCATCTTCAAGCATGAGAGCCAGAAAGACCGGGCCATGTTTCCAGGCGCTTATGACGATCGAGAGTTCTGGCAGCGTGCCCGCGACCGCAACCGGAACACGGCCGAAACGCTCAACCGCCTTGGGCTCCCCGAGTTTTATGCCGCCGAAGCCTTTGTCACCTGCTATGAAATGCCCTGA
- a CDS encoding carbohydrate-binding family 9-like protein: MKCPECRSQTGGLLVATLSFLRLLLDATSANGQPVMAPDSLLPFAPRTYVCYRSEHPLHVDGQLDEPAWQAVPWSEPFVDIEGPHRPPPAYHTRVKLLWDDTYLYIGAELEEPHLWATLTRRDTVIFYDNDFEVFIDPDGDTHAYYELEINARGTVWDLLLLKPYRDGGPALDAWDIRGLKAAVALDGTLNDPSDTDRGWTIELALPWSILEEAAPEGRPPRPGEQWRINFSRVQWPLEVIEGRYRKRRDPATGHPLPASNWVWSPQGVVNMHLPERWGYVQFSGYVAGQGIERFRPAPEEPLRWQLRQLYYRQRLFRERHGRYARTLDELGISAALRQRYRLTLQTTESLYEITATLADSVRLHIREDGRLWKTRPDNP, from the coding sequence ATGAAATGCCCTGAGTGTAGGAGCCAGACCGGCGGCCTGCTTGTCGCCACGCTGAGCTTCCTCCGGCTGCTTCTGGATGCAACGTCGGCGAACGGGCAGCCGGTCATGGCTCCGGATTCGCTGCTTCCTTTCGCCCCGCGTACTTACGTCTGCTATCGCAGCGAACACCCGCTGCATGTTGATGGCCAGCTCGACGAACCTGCCTGGCAGGCCGTCCCCTGGAGTGAACCGTTTGTGGACATCGAAGGCCCGCACCGTCCACCCCCTGCCTACCACACACGGGTCAAATTGCTCTGGGACGACACCTACCTGTACATCGGTGCCGAATTGGAAGAACCCCACCTGTGGGCCACGCTCACCCGACGGGATACCGTCATCTTCTACGATAATGACTTTGAAGTTTTTATCGACCCGGACGGCGACACCCACGCCTACTACGAGTTGGAGATTAATGCACGGGGGACTGTCTGGGACCTGCTGTTGCTCAAACCTTATCGGGACGGTGGTCCAGCGCTGGATGCCTGGGATATCCGGGGACTGAAGGCAGCCGTGGCCCTCGATGGCACGCTGAACGATCCATCCGATACGGACCGGGGCTGGACCATCGAACTGGCACTGCCCTGGTCCATACTCGAAGAAGCGGCACCCGAAGGTCGTCCTCCCCGCCCGGGCGAACAGTGGCGTATCAACTTCTCCCGCGTGCAATGGCCGCTGGAGGTGATCGAGGGCCGCTACCGCAAGCGCCGCGACCCCGCAACCGGCCATCCCCTGCCGGCCTCGAACTGGGTCTGGTCGCCGCAGGGCGTTGTCAACATGCACCTGCCCGAACGATGGGGCTACGTGCAATTTTCGGGCTATGTGGCCGGTCAGGGAATCGAGCGCTTCCGCCCCGCGCCAGAAGAGCCGCTGCGCTGGCAACTTCGCCAGCTTTACTACCGTCAGCGCCTGTTTCGGGAGCGCCACGGCCGCTATGCCCGAACGCTCGACGAACTGGGCATCTCTGCTGCCCTCCGTCAACGTTATCGCCTGACGCTTCAGACGACCGAAAGTCTCTACGAAATCACCGCTACCCTGGCCGACAGCGTACGCCTGCATATTCGCGAAGACGGACGTCTCTGGAAAACCCGACCGGACAATCCATGA
- a CDS encoding twin-arginine translocation signal domain-containing protein, with amino-acid sequence MTRRDFLQLAGLGLAAWSIGCQPPPSVSRHKHWAWMGANVGRDDEARRTFARLKASGIEALLLHENREEGPAFYERLAPLARAEGLELHAWIPTMMRPELLETHPDWYAVNREGVSTAEKPPYVDYYRFLSPCVPDVRAYLANYYDRMAQVDGLAGLHLDYIRFPDVILPITLQPKYGLVQDREYPAFDYGYHPACRDQFKAQTGIDPLELEDPPTNAAWQQFRYDQITAVVHQIAERVQARGKLLTAAVFPTPEIARTLVRQDWRHWPLDAVMPMIYHNFYDRPVTWIETATREGVAALHGRIPLYSGLFVPALSPDELDQAITYALAGGASGISLFNVESLTDGHWNVLKARLAG; translated from the coding sequence ATGACGCGCAGGGACTTTCTCCAGCTGGCCGGTCTCGGACTGGCGGCATGGTCCATCGGGTGCCAGCCACCCCCCTCCGTTTCTCGCCATAAACACTGGGCCTGGATGGGGGCTAACGTGGGCCGCGACGACGAAGCCCGCCGCACCTTCGCCCGCTTGAAAGCCAGTGGCATCGAAGCCCTGTTGCTCCACGAAAACCGCGAAGAAGGACCAGCCTTCTACGAGCGGCTGGCTCCACTTGCCCGGGCCGAAGGGCTCGAGCTACACGCCTGGATCCCCACCATGATGCGGCCTGAACTGCTTGAAACCCATCCCGACTGGTACGCCGTCAACCGCGAAGGCGTCTCGACCGCCGAAAAGCCTCCGTATGTCGATTACTACCGCTTTCTTTCTCCCTGTGTCCCCGATGTGCGGGCTTACCTGGCCAACTACTACGACCGCATGGCCCAGGTTGATGGTCTGGCCGGCCTACACCTGGACTATATCCGCTTTCCGGATGTAATCCTACCGATTACGCTTCAGCCAAAGTACGGCCTGGTGCAGGACCGGGAGTATCCTGCTTTCGACTACGGTTACCACCCTGCCTGCCGGGACCAGTTCAAGGCACAGACCGGCATCGACCCCCTCGAGCTGGAAGATCCACCGACTAATGCGGCCTGGCAGCAATTTCGCTATGATCAGATCACAGCAGTTGTGCATCAGATCGCCGAGCGCGTCCAGGCACGCGGCAAGCTGCTGACTGCCGCCGTCTTCCCCACTCCGGAGATTGCCCGAACGCTCGTACGCCAGGACTGGCGGCATTGGCCGCTCGACGCCGTCATGCCCATGATCTATCACAACTTCTATGACCGACCTGTTACCTGGATTGAGACGGCCACCCGCGAAGGCGTCGCCGCCCTGCACGGCCGCATACCACTCTACAGCGGGCTGTTCGTACCAGCGCTGAGTCCGGACGAGCTGGATCAGGCCATCACCTATGCCCTGGCCGGTGGCGCTTCGGGCATCTCGCTCTTCAATGTGGAATCCCTGACCGATGGACACTGGAACGTGCTGAAAGCTCGCCTGGCCGGCTAA